A single window of Malus sylvestris chromosome 5, drMalSylv7.2, whole genome shotgun sequence DNA harbors:
- the LOC126622558 gene encoding probable carotenoid cleavage dioxygenase 4, chloroplastic — protein HAYMGKKNKFVYGSVPGETMLADDHSIPKCAWVVKLDLDVSSHGGESTVACRMYGPNCYGGEPFFVAREPENPNAKEDDGYVVSFVHDEKTGESRFLVMDAKSQQLDIVAVLKLPCRVPYGFHGLFVKESDLQKLY, from the coding sequence CATGCTTACATGGGGAAGAAGAACAAGTTTGTGTATGGATCTGTCCCTGGAGAAACAATGCTCGCTGATGATCATTCAATACCAAAGTGTGCATGGGTGGTGAAGTTGGATCTAGATGTGTCTTCCCATGGGGGTGAGAGCACAGTGGCATGCAGGATGTACGGACCAAATTGCTACGGCGGTGAGCCTTTCTTTGTTGCTAGAGAGCCGGAGAATCCAAACGCGAAGGAGGATGATGGATACGTGGTGTCATTTGTGCACGATGAGAAGACAGGAGAATCAAGGTTCTTAGTGATGGATGCTAAGTCGCAACAGCTTGATATTGTGGCGGTTCTCAAGCTGCCCTGCCGGGTCCCGTACGGCTTCCATGGTCTCTTCGTGAAGGAAAGTGACCTACAAAAGTTGTACTAA
- the LOC126622082 gene encoding uncharacterized protein LOC126622082 — protein sequence MANKNKDENVCNANPHNVRQHFEFAHAIAVATGNNCPTAEWRSWKDVTGNVKKAVMDELLCKYTLDDDTNEQLMKLMDDALEGGYNRWHYEVLRNGSRPSK from the exons ATGGCGAATAAAAACAAGGATGAGAATGTGTGCAACGCTAACCCGCATAATGTGAGGCAACATTTTGAGTTCGCGCATGCGATTGCTGTAGCCACAGGGAATAATTGTCCCACTGCTGAGTGGCGTTCTTGGAAAGATGTGACTGGGAATGTGAAAAAGGCTGTGATGGATGAACTATTA tgtaagtatactcttgatgatgatacgaatgaacagttgatgaagttgatggatgATGCGTTAGAGGGAGGTTACAATCGGTGGCATTATGAAGTCTTGCGGAATGGATCAAGACCATCGAaatag